TGCCTATAAAGTTCCTCATATGGGCTGGAATCTTCTCCGTTACCAGAAAAACTCCACCCTTTTAGAAGGATTAACGGAAGGCTATGTTTACTTCGTACATTCTTATTATGTGCATGAAGGATCCAAGGACGTGATTGTGGCAAGCGCAGATTACGCTGGGGTGGAAATCCCAGCCGTTGTAAGCCGTGACAATATATACGGCATGCAGTTCCATCCTGAAAAAAGCGGGGAGCTCGGCATGCAGCTGTTAGAAAACTTTACGAAACGAGTGAAGGAGAGGGTCTCATGAGTTTTACGATTTATCCTGCCATCGATATGCGGGGCGGGAAATGCGTACGATTGGTGCAAGGGGATTATAATCAGGAAACGGTTTATGGAGACTCCCCGTTCGATATGGCAAAAAAGTTCGCCGGTGAAGGGGCAGAGTGGATTCACATGGTGGATCTTGACGGGGCAAAGGAAGGCTCCCGGATCAATGATGAATTCGTGATTGCCGTTGCAGAAAAACTCGATGCCAAGGTTCAAATCGGAGGGGGCATCCGATCCAAAGAAGATATCGAACACTATTTGAGCAGGGGTGTCGACCGTGTCATCATTGGCAGCATCGCTGTATCCAACACGGAATTAGTGAAAGAATGGCTTCAGGAATATGGAGATAAGATTGCCATCGGACTTGACGCGAAGGATGGCTATGTGGCGACCCATGGGTGGCTTGAAACCTCTGCTCTTAAAGCCGTCGATCTTGGAAAGGAACTCGCTGAAGCCGGTGCGGAAACATTCATATTTACCGATATTGCCACAGACGGAATGTTATCTGGTCCCAATGTTGAAGCAGTTGTGGATCTTGCCGAACAAACGGGGAAATCAGTGATTGCGTCTGGAGGCATTAGCTCATTGGAAGATCTGAAGACATTAAAGGAATATGAATCCCGGGGCGTATCGGGTGCCATTTGCGGGAAATCCCTTTACACGGGGAAGTTCACTGTCAGTGAGGCTGTAAACGAGGTGAGGTCATGTTAACGAAACGTATCGTCCCTTGCCTGGACGTAAATGACGGCCGGGTGGTAAAAGGCATCCAGTTTGTGGAACTGAGGGATGCGGGGGACCCCGTTGAACTTGCCAAAGTATACGATGAGCAAGGTGCGGATGAACTGGTGTTCCTGGATATATCCGCATCACACGAAGGACGGAAAACCATGGTCGAAGTCGTTCAACATGTGGCAGCGGAATTGGCGATTCCTTTTACAGTAGGTGGAGGGATCAATTCGGTTGAGGATATGAAAGCGATCCTCCGGGCAGGGGCGGACAAGGTCTCCCTGAACACGGCAGCCGTACTTCGGCCTGAGCTGGTCCGGGAAGGGGCCGATTACTTCGGTTCCCAATGTATCGTAGTGGCGATCGATGCCAAATATGACGAAGAAACCAATGGATGGAAGGTTTACACCCACGGAGGCAGGAAGCTGAAAGACCTTGATGCTGTAGAATGGGCGAAGGAAGTTGAAGCCCTCGGAGCGGGGGAAATCCTACTCACGAGCATGGATAGCGACGGAGAGAAGAAAGGCTTTAACCTGGCCCTTACAAAGGCGGTCAGCGAAGCGGTGACGATTCCCGTGATTGCATCCGGCGGTGCCGGGAATGCCGTCCACTTTAAAGATGTGTTCACAGAAGGGAAAGCAGATGCGGCCCTGGCAGCTTCCATTTTTCATTATAAAGAAACGAGTGTAGAAGAAGTAAAAAGCTACTTACGGAAAGAAGAGGTGCACGTACGATGACAAACACTGATTGGATCACATCCGTGAAGTACGACGACAAAGGCCTTGTGCCTGCCATCGTACAGGACGCTGCAACGAAGGATGTCCTCACTTTAGCCTATATGAATGAAACCTCACTTAGAAAAACCGTTGAGACAGGGGAAACATGGTTCTATTCCCGGTCACGCCAAGAACTTTGGCATAAGGGTGAAACGAGCGGGAATACACAAACGGTCGAGAATATCACGTGGGATTGCGATCAAGATGCACTTCTGGTCCTCATCTCGAAGAAAGGACCTGCCTGCCATAAGGGTGAGGACAGCTGTTTCCATGAAAAAGTCTTTGGTGAGGGGAAATCATCAAAAGAAAATATCCTTCTCACTCTGGAAAAACTGATCGAAAATCGTGAAATCGAGCGTCCTGAAGGAGCGTACACAACCTATCTTTTTGAAGAAGGAGTGGACAAAATCCTGAAAAAAGTAGGGGAAGAAGCATCAGAAGTGATCATTGCCGCCAAAAACAGGGACAGTGAAGAATTGAAATGGGAAGTCGCCGACCTCTTCTACCACGTGCTTGTCTTATTAAGGGAACAAAAACTCCCACTAGAAACGGTCCTGGATGTCCTCGTGGAACGTCATAATAAATAACACCCTTGAGGGACGGACCTTCGCGCCTGGCGCGAAGGTCCGTCCCTCAAAATATGGTAGTTTAGTACGGGTGTATTGTATGATATACTACTGTAGTTATACTATGAACGTTTCGGAGGACTTTGATGAGAAAAGGGTCAAAATTAAGTAGTCAAGAAGCGAAAGTGTTGTCTTTTGTCCCGACTGGTGAGTATTACTACAACAAAGGGATGAAAGCTTATCAACGTCGTGAACTTAAGAAATCGTTAAAATATTTAAATAGAGCATTTCAATTAGAACCGATTGAACCGATGATTGCCTGTCAATTATCGATTGTGTATACAGAACTGGGCGAATACAAGCGTTCCAATGATTTATTGCATAATATACTGGAGGATCTCGATCCCCATATGACGGAATGCCATTATTTCTTGGCCAATAACTATGCCCACCTTGGCTTAT
The DNA window shown above is from Rossellomorea vietnamensis and carries:
- the hisF gene encoding imidazole glycerol phosphate synthase subunit HisF, coding for MLTKRIVPCLDVNDGRVVKGIQFVELRDAGDPVELAKVYDEQGADELVFLDISASHEGRKTMVEVVQHVAAELAIPFTVGGGINSVEDMKAILRAGADKVSLNTAAVLRPELVREGADYFGSQCIVVAIDAKYDEETNGWKVYTHGGRKLKDLDAVEWAKEVEALGAGEILLTSMDSDGEKKGFNLALTKAVSEAVTIPVIASGGAGNAVHFKDVFTEGKADAALAASIFHYKETSVEEVKSYLRKEEVHVR
- the hisA gene encoding 1-(5-phosphoribosyl)-5-[(5-phosphoribosylamino)methylideneamino]imidazole-4-carboxamide isomerase, yielding MSFTIYPAIDMRGGKCVRLVQGDYNQETVYGDSPFDMAKKFAGEGAEWIHMVDLDGAKEGSRINDEFVIAVAEKLDAKVQIGGGIRSKEDIEHYLSRGVDRVIIGSIAVSNTELVKEWLQEYGDKIAIGLDAKDGYVATHGWLETSALKAVDLGKELAEAGAETFIFTDIATDGMLSGPNVEAVVDLAEQTGKSVIASGGISSLEDLKTLKEYESRGVSGAICGKSLYTGKFTVSEAVNEVRSC
- the hisIE gene encoding bifunctional phosphoribosyl-AMP cyclohydrolase/phosphoribosyl-ATP diphosphatase HisIE, with product MTNTDWITSVKYDDKGLVPAIVQDAATKDVLTLAYMNETSLRKTVETGETWFYSRSRQELWHKGETSGNTQTVENITWDCDQDALLVLISKKGPACHKGEDSCFHEKVFGEGKSSKENILLTLEKLIENREIERPEGAYTTYLFEEGVDKILKKVGEEASEVIIAAKNRDSEELKWEVADLFYHVLVLLREQKLPLETVLDVLVERHNK